A genomic stretch from Kribbella jejuensis includes:
- a CDS encoding DsrE family protein — MSRTLVIKLTAGADEPERANQAFTVAASAVAAGATVSLWLTGEAVWFAVPGRAETFELPHAAPLTDLLTAVLEGGQLTVCTQCANRRALTQPDLRPGTRIAGAPTFTEEILTNNTQAIVY, encoded by the coding sequence ATGTCTCGAACGCTGGTGATCAAGCTGACCGCAGGCGCCGACGAACCCGAGCGCGCGAACCAGGCCTTCACCGTCGCCGCTTCCGCAGTCGCCGCCGGGGCAACGGTCTCACTCTGGCTGACCGGCGAAGCGGTGTGGTTCGCCGTACCCGGCCGAGCCGAGACATTCGAACTGCCACACGCCGCCCCACTCACCGACCTACTCACCGCGGTCCTGGAAGGCGGTCAACTAACCGTCTGCACCCAATGCGCCAACCGCCGCGCCCTCACGCAACCCGACCTCCGCCCAGGCACCCGCATCGCCGGCGCCCCCACCTTCACCGAAGAAATCCTCACCAACAACACCCAGGCGATCGTCTACTGA
- a CDS encoding FABP family protein codes for MAFEISQDLHPDLMPLAWLVGRWEGRGHGDYPTIEKFEFGQQIDFTHNGKPYLHYVSQTYVVGEDGTKERPLAVETGFWRPQPGNKLEVILAHPTGIAEIWYGDIDGAKIELQTDVVARTTSAKEVTAGHRLYGLVNGELLWAYDMAAEGQSLQPHLWATLVRS; via the coding sequence ATGGCGTTCGAGATTTCGCAGGATCTGCATCCGGACCTGATGCCGCTCGCCTGGCTGGTGGGGCGTTGGGAAGGGCGCGGGCACGGGGATTACCCGACGATCGAGAAGTTCGAGTTCGGGCAGCAGATCGACTTCACCCACAACGGCAAGCCGTACTTGCACTACGTCAGTCAGACGTACGTGGTCGGCGAGGACGGCACCAAGGAGCGTCCGCTCGCGGTCGAGACCGGGTTCTGGCGGCCGCAGCCGGGCAACAAGCTCGAGGTGATCCTGGCGCACCCGACCGGGATCGCCGAGATCTGGTACGGCGACATCGACGGCGCGAAGATCGAGCTCCAGACCGACGTGGTCGCCCGCACCACCTCCGCGAAGGAAGTCACCGCCGGCCACCGGCTGTACGGCCTGGTGAACGGCGAACTCCTCTGGGCCTACGACATGGCCGCCGAAGGCCAGTCACTCCAGCCCCACCTCTGGGCAACCCTCGTCCGCTCATAG
- a CDS encoding CU044_5270 family protein, whose protein sequence is MTEIDALKRLNHDVPPADPLVLARARQRVLTPQPAKRRSTGARRMVLAGALAGTLAAGFLVNDVVTKNDGTVAPGAAADAGTFLATAADQSTSAPDAPIPAGQYRRVTQRSQEGWNFGPRNEYHGTRLSVSDWWVPSTQRPPFTAISVLGAKQEFSSKAAEQLWHRTDPLNVKPQKIQTADACAVLTGGAVVVQAQGTTNGCKAGWMNPSADFVARLPQDPAALLAALRKNDHTWPGLGDAPAQGDYRAFERAGSILVSGFATSERRATLYKALRGIRNIQLLPNAVNLDGKVGRAIGLVELWGIRKELIIDAKTGQFIGLREVATVTAPLNGDGDPMPLKSGDVISWTSVATRITPKHPKV, encoded by the coding sequence ATGACCGAGATCGATGCGCTCAAGCGCCTGAACCACGACGTACCGCCGGCCGACCCGCTGGTCCTCGCCCGCGCCCGTCAAAGGGTGCTGACCCCGCAACCTGCAAAGCGCCGCTCGACCGGGGCCCGCCGGATGGTGCTCGCCGGTGCCCTCGCCGGAACGCTGGCGGCCGGCTTCCTCGTCAACGACGTCGTCACCAAGAATGACGGGACGGTCGCGCCTGGGGCGGCGGCTGACGCCGGCACGTTCCTGGCGACCGCCGCCGACCAGTCGACGAGTGCCCCGGACGCACCGATCCCGGCCGGCCAGTACCGACGGGTCACCCAGCGGAGCCAGGAAGGATGGAACTTCGGTCCGCGCAACGAATACCACGGCACTCGCCTTTCGGTCAGCGACTGGTGGGTTCCGTCCACCCAGCGGCCGCCGTTCACCGCAATCTCGGTGCTCGGCGCCAAGCAGGAGTTCTCCAGCAAAGCCGCCGAGCAGCTCTGGCACCGCACCGACCCGCTCAACGTCAAGCCGCAGAAGATCCAGACCGCGGACGCCTGTGCCGTCCTGACCGGCGGTGCCGTTGTGGTCCAGGCGCAGGGCACGACGAACGGTTGCAAGGCCGGCTGGATGAATCCGTCGGCCGACTTCGTCGCACGGCTGCCCCAGGACCCGGCCGCCCTGCTCGCGGCGCTGCGGAAGAACGACCACACCTGGCCCGGGCTGGGTGATGCTCCGGCACAGGGCGACTATCGGGCGTTCGAGCGCGCCGGGAGCATCCTGGTGTCCGGCTTCGCGACGTCGGAGCGGCGGGCCACGCTGTACAAGGCGCTGCGCGGCATCCGAAACATCCAGCTCCTTCCGAACGCGGTCAATCTGGACGGGAAGGTCGGCCGGGCGATCGGGCTGGTGGAGCTGTGGGGGATCCGCAAGGAGCTGATCATCGACGCGAAGACGGGTCAGTTCATCGGTCTTCGCGAGGTCGCCACGGTGACAGCACCGCTCAACGGCGACGGCGACCCGATGCCGTTGAAGAGCGGCGACGTCATCAGCTGGACCTCGGTCGCGACACGGATCACCCCGAAGCACCCCAAGGTCTGA
- a CDS encoding RNA polymerase sigma factor, translating into MLFDLHAPAIHRYIARRLGTGEADDLVAQTFLIAFERRDRYRESPSGVMPWLYGIATNLIRRRRRDEIRQYRAYSRSAPGAAPDGADLLSAEVADRVDAETTSRALAGVLAGLRQTDRDVLLLYAWEDLSYPEIAAALNIPAGTVASRLHRARRVLRAALGPGFQENRS; encoded by the coding sequence GTGCTGTTCGACCTGCACGCTCCCGCGATCCATCGGTACATCGCTCGCCGGCTCGGCACCGGCGAGGCGGACGACCTCGTCGCGCAAACCTTCCTGATCGCCTTCGAGCGTCGGGACCGCTACCGTGAGTCGCCGTCTGGCGTGATGCCCTGGTTGTACGGCATCGCGACCAATCTGATCCGCCGCCGGCGTCGTGACGAGATCCGCCAGTACCGGGCGTACTCGCGCTCCGCCCCGGGCGCAGCGCCGGACGGCGCGGACCTGCTCTCCGCCGAGGTCGCCGACCGGGTCGACGCGGAGACGACCTCGCGCGCGCTGGCCGGCGTACTGGCCGGCCTCCGGCAGACCGACCGGGACGTCCTGCTGCTCTACGCGTGGGAAGACCTCAGTTATCCCGAGATCGCCGCTGCCCTGAACATCCCCGCCGGGACGGTTGCGTCCCGCCTGCACCGTGCCCGTCGAGTCCTGCGCGCCGCGCTGGGCCCAGGCTTCCAGGAGAACCGCTCATGA